The Coprobacillus cateniformis DNA window TGAACCAATTGCTTTTGTCCTTCACTTAACTTTGTATAGTCTTCATCTAATAAATCAGCAATTTGAAACTCTTTAGCAATTTGCATAATCCGTTCTTCATCAATATGTGAATCAAAAAAACGAGAAGATGCATACCCACCAAGTTCAATCATTTCACTGACTGTAAACCCCTCTATCACTTCACACCTTTGTGTCATCATAGCTATATTTTGAGCACGCATTTTTATATTCATTGCAAAGTAGTCCTGTCCACTGACATACACTTGTCCTTGTGTTGAAACCAGACCACCTATAATACCTTTAAGTAATGTTGATTTTCCACAACCATTTTGTCCAATCAGTCCCACAATTTCTTGACGATGTAAAGTCATGGAAACATCACTCACAACTTTTTGCTGATAAGAAACTGATAAGTTTTTAACTTCTAATAATTCCTTCATAGAATCTGTCCTCTTTGTTTCCACATCAAAAAAATAAGGACTGGTACAGCAAAGAAAATCGTGAGAATACTTAATGGTAATTCAGCTCCTGGAACAAGACTCCTTGAAAGCATATCACCCACCATAATGATGAAAGCCCCAATGAAGCCACTCATCAGTAAAAAATATTTTGTTCGCCTATGTAAAATAAGATAAGCAATGTGTGGAGCAATCAATCCTACAAAAGAAATGACTCCTGTTATAGAAACAATGGAGGCAACCATCCAAGTTGTTAATAAAAGGACAATGATTCTTAATGCACTGGCATTGAGTCCTAAGTATCTGGCATTTTCATCCCCCAATGACAACATCACAATTTGACGGTGACATAATAAAAGAAAAGCAAGTGGAATCACAATACTTATAAGCGCAATCAGCATCTTACTCAAGGTAATAGATGCCAAACTGCCCATTGTCCAGAATTCTATAGTTGCTAATTCACTTATAGGATCAGCCATATACTTAAAAATCATGATTCCAGCATCTGCCAAAGCAGATATAACAATACCAGCAAGAATATAAGTTGTTGTGCGTTGAACACCAGTCATTTTGACAAGGAACATAACAAAAAAAAGAGAAACAATCCCCATAACAAAGGCACCAAACATCATCTCTATTGCACTGTTTGCTCCTATAACAATCATCAAAGCAGCGCCAAAACTGGCTCCTGAAGCAACACCAGTCAAATCAGGTGATGCCAAAGGATTCCTAAAAATAAGTTGATAAACACCACCAGCAATCCCTAAAACAAGACCAGCTAAGACACCCATCACAATACGTGGAATACGTAAGTTAAAGAAAACTTGTTGTGCCATCATATCATTTGATTGCCCAACTAATAAACAGCCAATTTCAGATAGTGATAAAGAATAACTTCCCACTGTTAAAGAAAGACAAAAAGTCATCACCAATAACAAAATCATCATTAAAAATAATAAACGTTTTGATTTCATGAATTCTTTAATAAACTTTCATCAATATCAAACCCATAAAATGTCTTATAGAAATCTTGAACATCTTTGATAAATGCATCATATGGATAGATATCATGATGCAATAAACTATATAACCACATCGTTCCTAAGATTCCTGAAGGAATTGGTGAATCCCACTCTTCAATTCCTTTTGGCATTTGATAAACATTCTTCTCTTGAATAGCTTTTAATGATTTTAATTGTGAATCATTCAAGACATCTTGAACAGAATAACTTGCTCCTGATGGAATCACAATCATATCTGGATTCATTTTTAATAATGTTTCATAAGATACTTGTGTCCAATAATTTCCATCTAATTCTTCAGCAACATTTTTTCCACCAGCTGTTTCAATTAAAATACTTTGATACATTGTTCCAGGTGCTGTTTCTAGATAAGCAGAATTGCTTCCCATATAAACACTTTGTGTCTTTTGATTGGATGTCTTTGCCATTTTATCCTTTTGTTTTTGATAATAATCTGTTAATTCTTTTGCTTTCTCTTCTACTCCACATGCTTTTCCAATCAGTTTTAACATTTCTACCAATTGTTCATGTGTTTCAGGATTCACAATCAAAACCTGAATGCCTAAGTCCGTTAATATTTGAGCTTTCTCTTTTAATTTTAATGGCATCAAAACCAAATCAGGTTTCAATTCAGCAATAGCTTCTATATTCAATTCCTTTAAACTTCCCACTTGTTTTAAATCCAGTAATTTCCCATTAGCCATTTTATAAATTGGTCTAGAATTTGCTTTCTTTTCAATTCCGACAAGTCTATCACTGATACCCAAAGACAAAGTTGCATATGTTGTAATATAGTAACAACTCACAATTTTTTGAGCTGGCTGCTCTAAAGTGACTGTTCTTCCAGCTTGATCTATTAACTCAATTTGTGATTGCTTAGCATCTTGATTGGAAGAACACCCCATTAAAGATATAAACACTGCTATACATATTAACAAACTGACTAACTTTT harbors:
- a CDS encoding ABC transporter ATP-binding protein; the protein is MKELLEVKNLSVSYQQKVVSDVSMTLHRQEIVGLIGQNGCGKSTLLKGIIGGLVSTQGQVYVSGQDYFAMNIKMRAQNIAMMTQRCEVIEGFTVSEMIELGGYASSRFFDSHIDEERIMQIAKEFQIADLLDEDYTKLSEGQKQLVQLARLTRQNTPVLLLDEPDSALDFENRHHIFQLIQKLIKEQEKTGFIVLHDPLYAFMYCDRILLMKDGRIIDEIIPLQETCEIMTYKMQNLYPQMIIQRDQDYQQFYCLTK
- a CDS encoding ABC transporter substrate-binding protein, which gives rise to MNKRLFKKLVSLLICIAVFISLMGCSSNQDAKQSQIELIDQAGRTVTLEQPAQKIVSCYYITTYATLSLGISDRLVGIEKKANSRPIYKMANGKLLDLKQVGSLKELNIEAIAELKPDLVLMPLKLKEKAQILTDLGIQVLIVNPETHEQLVEMLKLIGKACGVEEKAKELTDYYQKQKDKMAKTSNQKTQSVYMGSNSAYLETAPGTMYQSILIETAGGKNVAEELDGNYWTQVSYETLLKMNPDMIVIPSGASYSVQDVLNDSQLKSLKAIQEKNVYQMPKGIEEWDSPIPSGILGTMWLYSLLHHDIYPYDAFIKDVQDFYKTFYGFDIDESLLKNS
- a CDS encoding FecCD family ABC transporter permease — translated: MKSKRLLFLMMILLLVMTFCLSLTVGSYSLSLSEIGCLLVGQSNDMMAQQVFFNLRIPRIVMGVLAGLVLGIAGGVYQLIFRNPLASPDLTGVASGASFGAALMIVIGANSAIEMMFGAFVMGIVSLFFVMFLVKMTGVQRTTTYILAGIVISALADAGIMIFKYMADPISELATIEFWTMGSLASITLSKMLIALISIVIPLAFLLLCHRQIVMLSLGDENARYLGLNASALRIIVLLLTTWMVASIVSITGVISFVGLIAPHIAYLILHRRTKYFLLMSGFIGAFIIMVGDMLSRSLVPGAELPLSILTIFFAVPVLIFLMWKQRGQIL